The [Bacillus] selenitireducens MLS10 genome includes a region encoding these proteins:
- a CDS encoding TIGR01212 family radical SAM protein (This family includes YhcC from E. coli K-12, an uncharacterized radical SAM protein.) — protein sequence MRDKVPAHFGDKRYYSWNNYLRNEFGGKVIKVPIDGGFDCPNRDGTIATGGCTFCSKRGSGDYAGDRRETVLDQFHDVKNRLSYKWPEARYMAYFQAYTNTYAPVNELRAMFEPVLKEEGVVGIAIGTRPDCLPDDVVDYLADLNKRTFLWVELGLQSAHDVTGERINRAHDFQTYKEGVHKLRSQGIRVCAHIINGLPGETREMMIETAEAAANLGVEGIKIHLLHVLKQTAMAKELERGEFELLDRETYTEIVLRQLERLPEEMVIHRLTGDGPRDLLIGPEWSLKKWEVLNGIDHGLKNGDTWQGKYAAQYASSGGGRS from the coding sequence TTGAGAGACAAGGTTCCCGCCCATTTTGGCGACAAACGGTATTATTCATGGAACAACTATTTACGCAACGAATTTGGCGGTAAGGTCATCAAAGTCCCCATTGACGGGGGTTTTGACTGCCCGAATCGGGATGGCACCATCGCGACCGGCGGCTGTACCTTCTGCAGTAAACGCGGATCCGGTGATTATGCCGGCGACCGGCGGGAAACGGTCCTCGATCAATTTCATGACGTCAAAAACCGCCTCAGCTACAAATGGCCGGAAGCCCGGTATATGGCGTATTTCCAGGCCTATACGAATACGTATGCACCGGTGAACGAGTTACGGGCCATGTTCGAGCCGGTATTAAAAGAGGAGGGAGTCGTCGGCATCGCCATCGGCACGCGCCCGGACTGCCTTCCGGACGACGTTGTGGACTATCTGGCCGACCTCAACAAGAGAACCTTCCTCTGGGTCGAGCTCGGCCTTCAGAGTGCCCATGACGTAACGGGTGAGCGGATCAACCGCGCCCATGATTTTCAGACATACAAAGAGGGTGTCCATAAACTCCGGAGCCAGGGAATCCGGGTATGTGCCCACATCATCAACGGCCTCCCCGGTGAGACGAGAGAGATGATGATCGAGACCGCAGAAGCGGCCGCAAACCTCGGCGTCGAAGGCATCAAGATCCACCTCCTTCATGTTCTTAAACAGACAGCCATGGCCAAAGAGCTCGAACGCGGTGAATTCGAGCTCCTCGACCGGGAAACCTACACGGAGATCGTGCTCCGTCAGCTCGAACGCCTGCCGGAAGAGATGGTCATTCACCGTCTCACCGGTGACGGCCCCCGGGATCTTCTCATCGGACCCGAATGGAGCCTGAAGAAATGGGAAGTCCTGAACGGCATCGATCACGGGCTGAAAAACGGAGATACGTGGCAGGGGAAATACGCCGCGCAATACGCATCAAGCGGAGGTGGCAGGTCATGA
- a CDS encoding secondary thiamine-phosphate synthase enzyme YjbQ, with protein MLIWKEVVTSKRDEMIDITQTVQEAVDHAGFKSGRVDVFCMHTTAGLTINENADPDVKRDMLRRFDEVYPWEMAADRHMEGNTAAHMKASTVGSSEMVLVDDGRLILGTWQGIYFCEFDGPRRRKVAIHLAMDGSSS; from the coding sequence ATGCTGATATGGAAAGAAGTCGTCACGTCAAAACGCGATGAGATGATTGACATCACGCAAACGGTTCAGGAAGCCGTGGATCATGCCGGATTCAAAAGTGGTCGTGTGGATGTGTTTTGCATGCATACGACAGCCGGTCTGACGATCAATGAAAATGCGGATCCGGATGTAAAGCGGGATATGCTGCGACGTTTCGATGAAGTATACCCGTGGGAGATGGCCGCTGACCGTCATATGGAGGGGAATACGGCTGCGCATATGAAGGCATCAACCGTCGGCTCTTCGGAGATGGTGCTGGTTGATGACGGCAGATTGATTCTCGGCACCTGGCAAGGGATCTACTTCTGTGAATTTGATGGCCCGCGCAGGCGCAAAGTGGCGATTCATCTGGCTATGGACGGCTCTTCGTCATAG
- a CDS encoding BaiN/RdsA family NAD(P)/FAD-dependent oxidoreductase, producing the protein MKHDVTIIGGGPAGLMAAYAAASNGAKVLLLEKGTKLGRKLAISGGGRCNVTNRAPLDELIRHIPGNGKFMHSPFANFNNEDIIRLFEEELRIPLKEEDNGRMFPVSNKAIDVVRALIAHLKKIGVELRTGQEVDDIILSPDSSAVTGVRLKNGTELPTKTLIIACGGKSVPHTGSTGDGYAWAKKAGHTITRLFPTEVPIKIHDPLISSRKLQGLSLRDISLSVIHPKTGQTIKTHRGDMIFTHFGFSGPVALRCSQYVVKARFETGVKQIPVQIDCFPDQNEEDLYETVISRLENEPKKAVKNALSGFVPERLLLESLKKAGVKADESFAVQKNEHFRQWIMLLKAFPFLASGTLSIEEAFVTGGGVDLKEIVPKEMASKITDGLFFAGEILDLHGYTGGYNITVAFSTGYSAGQAAAQRLWYV; encoded by the coding sequence ATGAAACACGATGTCACCATCATCGGCGGCGGCCCCGCAGGGCTCATGGCCGCCTATGCCGCTGCAAGTAACGGCGCAAAGGTGCTTCTCCTTGAGAAAGGCACCAAGCTCGGCCGAAAACTCGCCATATCAGGCGGAGGACGCTGCAACGTCACAAACCGCGCCCCCCTCGATGAACTGATCCGTCATATACCCGGTAACGGCAAGTTCATGCATAGTCCGTTCGCCAACTTTAATAACGAAGATATCATCCGGCTTTTCGAAGAAGAACTCCGGATCCCCTTGAAAGAAGAGGACAACGGGAGAATGTTCCCTGTCTCCAATAAAGCCATCGATGTCGTCCGGGCCCTCATTGCACATCTGAAGAAAATCGGTGTGGAGCTCCGGACCGGGCAGGAGGTCGATGATATCATTCTGAGTCCGGACAGCAGTGCGGTCACAGGTGTCCGTTTGAAGAATGGCACTGAACTTCCCACGAAAACCCTGATCATTGCCTGCGGCGGGAAATCCGTCCCGCATACCGGCTCTACGGGAGACGGCTATGCATGGGCCAAAAAAGCCGGCCATACGATCACACGACTCTTTCCTACTGAAGTCCCGATCAAGATTCACGATCCGCTGATCTCGTCGCGAAAACTTCAGGGCCTCTCGCTTCGGGATATCAGCCTGAGCGTGATCCATCCGAAAACAGGTCAGACAATCAAAACCCACAGAGGGGATATGATTTTTACCCATTTCGGCTTCTCCGGCCCTGTCGCTCTTCGTTGCAGTCAGTATGTGGTGAAAGCGAGATTTGAGACAGGCGTCAAGCAAATTCCGGTTCAGATCGACTGTTTTCCCGATCAAAACGAAGAAGACCTCTACGAAACAGTCATCAGCCGGCTTGAAAACGAACCGAAAAAGGCCGTCAAAAACGCCCTCTCCGGCTTCGTGCCTGAACGCCTGCTCCTCGAGAGTCTGAAAAAGGCCGGCGTAAAAGCCGATGAATCATTTGCTGTACAAAAGAATGAACACTTCAGACAGTGGATTATGCTCTTAAAAGCCTTCCCCTTCCTCGCATCAGGCACCCTCTCCATTGAAGAAGCCTTCGTCACCGGGGGCGGGGTCGATTTAAAAGAAATTGTCCCAAAGGAGATGGCCTCAAAGATCACGGACGGACTCTTTTTTGCCGGAGAGATCCTTGATCTCCATGGCTACACGGGCGGTTACAACATCACCGTCGCCTTCTCCACCGGTTATTCTGCAGGACAGGCCGCAGCACAGCGTCTCTGGTATGTCTGA
- the leuS gene encoding leucine--tRNA ligase → MAFDHQEIEKKWQHVWESEKTFKTTEDTDKEKFYALDMFPYPSGAGLHVGHPEGYTATDILSRMKRMQGYNVLHPMGWDAFGLPAEQYALDTGKHPREFTEKNIETFRRQIKSLGFSYDWDREINTTDEKYYKWTQWIFIQLYNKGLAYMDEVAVNWCPALGTVLANEEVIEGKSERGGHPVEKRPMKQWMLKITEYGDRLLEDLEDLDWPESIKDMQRNWIGRSEGADVTFTFEKTGEEVTVFTTRPDTLYGATYLVLAPEHKAVQSVTTPEQKEEVEAYIKKVTHKSDLERTELSKEKTGVFTGGYAIHPVSGEQVPVWIADYVLISYGSGAIMAVPAHDERDYEFAKTFDLPIREVVEGGDVSKEAYAGDGAHINSDFLNGLDNSEAIAKMIDWLEQEGKGERKVTYRLRDWLFSRQRYWGEPIPMIHWEDGSLEPVPEDELPLTLPDMDEFKPSGTGESPLANNEEWLHVTDPSTGRKGRRETNTMPQWAGSCWYYLRYIDPDNDQALADPSKLREWLPVDIYIGGAEHAVLHLLYARFWHKVLYDLGVVPTKEPFQKLYNQGMILGENNEKMSKSKGNVVNPDDILQSHGADTLRLYEMFMGPLDAAIAWSDNGLDGARRFLDRVWRLFVKDDGALSPQIQDAQGSETMTKVYHQTVKKVTEDFKELRFNTGISQLMVFVNEAYKQEMLSKSHLEGFLKLLSPVAPHIAEELWSRLGHGETISYSTWPVYDEAMLEDDTVLVVVQINGKLKSKLDLPKGTSKEDMEAAALADDKIKQAIDGKTVRKVIAVPDKLVNIVAN, encoded by the coding sequence ATGGCATTCGATCATCAGGAAATCGAGAAAAAATGGCAACACGTATGGGAATCGGAAAAGACGTTTAAGACGACAGAGGATACGGACAAAGAGAAATTCTACGCGCTTGATATGTTCCCTTATCCGTCAGGAGCGGGACTTCACGTCGGGCATCCGGAAGGATATACGGCAACAGACATCCTCTCACGAATGAAGCGGATGCAGGGCTATAATGTTCTTCATCCTATGGGCTGGGATGCTTTTGGTCTCCCTGCGGAGCAGTATGCGCTCGATACAGGGAAGCACCCGCGTGAATTCACGGAGAAAAATATCGAGACGTTCCGTCGTCAGATCAAATCACTCGGCTTTTCCTACGACTGGGACCGTGAGATCAATACAACCGATGAGAAGTATTACAAATGGACGCAGTGGATTTTTATCCAACTCTATAACAAAGGCCTTGCCTATATGGATGAAGTGGCCGTCAACTGGTGCCCCGCCCTTGGAACGGTTCTTGCCAACGAAGAGGTGATTGAAGGGAAGAGTGAGCGTGGCGGTCACCCGGTGGAGAAGCGTCCAATGAAGCAGTGGATGCTGAAGATTACGGAATACGGAGACCGTCTCCTTGAAGATCTGGAAGACCTGGACTGGCCGGAGAGCATCAAGGATATGCAACGCAACTGGATCGGCCGTTCGGAAGGAGCGGATGTCACTTTTACGTTTGAGAAGACCGGTGAAGAAGTCACCGTATTCACGACACGTCCGGATACGCTCTACGGAGCAACCTATCTCGTGCTGGCGCCTGAGCATAAAGCGGTTCAGTCAGTCACGACCCCTGAGCAAAAGGAAGAGGTTGAGGCGTATATCAAAAAAGTGACGCACAAGTCCGATCTCGAACGGACGGAGCTTTCAAAAGAAAAGACGGGTGTATTCACAGGGGGCTATGCGATTCACCCGGTTTCCGGTGAACAGGTACCGGTCTGGATCGCCGACTACGTGCTGATCAGCTACGGATCCGGCGCAATCATGGCGGTTCCTGCACACGATGAGCGTGACTATGAATTTGCGAAAACCTTTGACCTGCCGATCCGGGAAGTCGTGGAAGGCGGAGATGTATCGAAGGAAGCCTATGCAGGTGACGGTGCACACATTAATTCCGATTTCCTGAACGGTCTCGATAACAGTGAAGCCATTGCGAAGATGATCGACTGGCTTGAACAAGAAGGTAAAGGCGAGCGCAAAGTCACATACAGACTCCGTGACTGGCTCTTCAGCCGCCAGCGGTACTGGGGTGAGCCGATTCCGATGATTCACTGGGAAGACGGAAGCCTTGAACCGGTTCCGGAGGACGAGCTTCCTCTGACGCTGCCGGATATGGATGAATTCAAACCGTCAGGAACCGGGGAATCACCGCTTGCAAATAATGAAGAGTGGCTTCATGTCACCGATCCGTCAACCGGACGCAAAGGCCGCCGTGAAACGAATACGATGCCGCAGTGGGCAGGCAGCTGCTGGTACTACCTCCGCTACATCGATCCGGATAATGATCAGGCGCTTGCCGATCCGTCCAAACTGCGGGAGTGGCTGCCGGTCGATATTTACATCGGCGGTGCGGAGCATGCGGTCCTTCACCTGCTGTATGCGCGGTTCTGGCATAAGGTCCTCTATGATCTCGGTGTGGTGCCGACGAAAGAGCCGTTCCAGAAACTGTACAACCAGGGCATGATCCTTGGTGAGAACAATGAAAAGATGAGTAAATCAAAGGGCAATGTCGTCAATCCGGATGATATTCTCCAATCCCACGGAGCCGATACGCTCCGTCTGTATGAGATGTTCATGGGCCCACTCGATGCAGCGATCGCCTGGAGTGACAACGGTCTCGATGGTGCACGTCGATTTCTGGACCGGGTATGGCGCCTGTTTGTGAAAGATGACGGGGCGCTCAGTCCTCAAATTCAGGATGCCCAAGGATCGGAGACGATGACGAAGGTGTATCATCAGACGGTGAAGAAGGTGACAGAAGACTTCAAGGAACTGCGCTTTAATACAGGGATCTCCCAGCTGATGGTATTCGTCAATGAAGCATATAAGCAGGAGATGCTCTCAAAGAGTCATCTCGAAGGCTTTTTGAAGCTTCTGTCCCCGGTTGCTCCGCATATTGCAGAGGAGCTGTGGAGCCGTCTCGGGCACGGAGAGACGATTTCCTACTCCACATGGCCGGTGTATGATGAAGCGATGCTTGAGGACGACACGGTGCTCGTTGTCGTTCAGATCAACGGCAAGCTGAAGTCGAAGCTTGATCTCCCAAAGGGAACGTCGAAAGAAGACATGGAAGCTGCGGCACTGGCCGATGATAAAATTAAACAGGCCATCGACGGAAAAACGGTGCGAAAAGTCATCGCGGTTCCGGACAAGCTCGTCAATATTGTAGCCAATTGA
- the proC gene encoding pyrroline-5-carboxylate reductase: MMKNNRTRLFIGAGRMSEAILSGLITSGAEPASIVVSNRRDKEKRHALEERYGIRSTEDAVMAAKQADTIVLCSPPDQVSDVLAKLSPVLRRQLVISVAAGIDVTYMKKRLPDKTPAAWIMPNTGAMIASSISPYTLSEDMGDDERAEVERIVNSIGDGYRTTEEQVHALTAITGSAPAFFYLYYEAMVKCASEAGVSNEDAAFLVRNMMQGSLAMLSEGYDAEALIDQVASPGGSTREGLNVLEDHDLLGLIKQAVKAANDHARANARS; encoded by the coding sequence ATGATGAAGAATAACCGAACACGTCTGTTTATCGGAGCAGGTCGAATGAGTGAAGCGATCCTCTCCGGACTGATCACATCCGGAGCGGAACCGGCTTCGATCGTGGTCTCAAACAGGCGCGACAAAGAAAAACGCCATGCGCTTGAAGAACGCTATGGGATCCGTTCAACGGAAGATGCAGTGATGGCGGCAAAACAGGCCGATACGATCGTCCTCTGTTCACCGCCGGATCAGGTGAGCGACGTTCTTGCAAAGCTCTCACCGGTGCTCCGGAGGCAGCTGGTCATTTCCGTCGCAGCGGGTATTGACGTGACCTATATGAAAAAACGGCTGCCGGACAAAACACCCGCTGCCTGGATCATGCCGAACACGGGAGCGATGATCGCGTCGTCCATCTCGCCATACACCTTGTCAGAGGACATGGGGGACGATGAACGTGCGGAAGTGGAGCGGATCGTCAACAGCATCGGTGACGGCTACCGGACAACCGAGGAACAGGTACATGCGCTGACAGCAATCACAGGAAGTGCACCGGCTTTTTTCTACCTGTACTATGAGGCGATGGTAAAATGTGCATCCGAAGCGGGTGTGAGTAACGAAGATGCGGCTTTTCTCGTCAGAAACATGATGCAGGGCTCGTTGGCCATGCTCAGTGAAGGATATGATGCCGAGGCATTAATCGATCAGGTGGCGTCTCCCGGCGGTTCAACCAGGGAAGGACTGAATGTCCTTGAAGATCATGACCTTCTGGGACTCATAAAACAGGCTGTAAAAGCAGCCAACGATCACGCGAGAGCGAACGCACGAAGCTGA